The Skermanella rosea sequence GCACCCGCGCCTTGACCCAGTTGGCGGCGGAGAGTTGCACCATGACGTTGAAGCTGGAGAGCGTCATCATCCAGGCCGCCCCGCCCAGCACCAGCGCCGGGATCACCGCGTAGAGGCTGGGGAACAGGCCCAGCACGAGCATGGTGACGGCAAACGAGGCCGAGCCGATCGCGACCAGCATCTGGCCGCTGGTGCGCCGGCGGAGAACGCCGATGTTCAGGGCCCCGATGATGGCGCCCACGCCCAGGCTGCCCAGCAGGACTCCGTAGGTGAAGGGACCGCCGCCCAGGTCCTCGCGCGCGACCAGGGGCAGCAGCGCCCAGGCCGCACCGGCCGCTGCCGTGAAGACGAAGCAGCGCAGCATCACCGTCAACACGGTGGGCGAGCCCCCTACATAGCGCAGTCCGCTGGCCATCGCGGGCAGCAGGCTCTCGCGCGGCAGCTCGTCCGCCGGCCGCTTCGGCCGCCACGCCAGCAGCACGCCGATGATGAAGATGTTGGAGACCGCGTTGAGGATGAATGACGCCTGGACGCCCAGCGTCGCCACCACCAGCCCGCCGATCGCCGGCCCGACCGACCGGGCGATGTTGAAGCCGATGCTGTTCAGCGCCACGGCGGCCGGCAGCTCCGACCGGGGCACGAGGTCGCCGACCGAGGCTTGGTAGGCCGGCTGGCGGAGCGCCGACCCGGTGTCCATCACGAACACCAGCGCCAGCAGCAGCCACGGCGTCACGGCCCCCGTCCCCTCCAGCACGGCGATCAGGGTGGCTCCCGACAGCACGATGATCTGGCCGGTCATGAACACCAGCCGCCGGTCCCACAGGTCGGCCAGCGCGCCGCCGAACAGGGAGAACATCAGTACCGGCAGCGCCGTCGCGGACTGGACCAGTGCCACCATGGCGGCACTGTCGGCGATAGAGGTCATCAGCCAGGCGGCGCCGACCGACTGGATCCACACGCCGAAATTGGACATCAGGGTGGCGAGCCAGATCGCCCTGAACATCGGGTAGCGGAACGGTGCCAGCGCCGAGGGCAGCTTCGGCATGCTCACGGCAGCGGCGGTCGTCTTGATGTCTTCTTCTCGTGCCGGCATGAATCAGCGGATTTGGGGTGTGGCGGAAGGTGGAAACGGCATCCGGTTCAACACGTCAGCACGCCAACCGGCCCATGGGAGAGCGAGGGCGGGGCGAAACAAAAGGTATATGACCGTCGGCGGTATTCCGCTTTACGTACCGGTCATACCGGTCTACTCTCCCCCCGTCTCAACGCACTCGGTTGGCAATCATGTCATTCGAAATCGAAAGAAGATTCCTGGTCTGTCAGGATATCGGCGGGCTCTGCCGAGATGGCGACAGAATAATCCAGGGCTATTTTTCTTTCGACCGACAGTCCCGAATCAGAGTCCGTATCCGAAACGATCATGCATACCTGACCATCAAGGGCCCGAGGCGCGGCGCGGTCCGGTCGGAGTTCGAAAGCGACATCCCTTTGCCTATCGCAGCGTCCATGCTGTCACGGCTGCCGCGGGAAACACTGGTTGAAAAGGTCCGCTACACGGTCCCTTACGCCGGCCTGATATGGGAGATCGATGTATTCGGGGGGCTGAATGCCGGCCTCGTCGTGGCGGAAGTCGAGCTTTCCCATCCGGAGCAGGAAGTCGTCCTGCCCCACTGGGTTGGCCGGGAAGTCACCTACGACGCCCGCTATGGAAATTCCAGCCTCTCCGTCGAGCCCATTTCCAGTTGGACGCAAGCCGCCTGAGCTTCCTGCGCAGGTACTTTCAAACGGCCTTGCGCACCAGGACCGGTTCATCGGCGGCGGGCGGCTTGTCCGAACTCTTCGGCAGTTTCTCGGCGATGCCGAGGGCGTTTTCGCGCCGCCGCATCTCCTCCCAGATGTCGTCAGGCGTGATCCCCATATCGGCCCACAGGACGGTCAGGTTGTAGATCAGGTCGGCACTCTCGGCCACCACGCCGTCATGGTTGTCCTGGACGGCCTCGATCACGATCTCGACCGCTTCCTCCCCCACCTTCTGGGCCATCTTGGCCCGACCAGCCTGATGGAGCTTCGCCGTGCGCGACTTCTTGGGGTCGAGTTCCCGGTGCTCAAGCACGGAGTTGTATAGACGTCTGAACGAGTCATGCATGATATCGGTACCAATGGGCAGCCAGACTGGACTGCGACCCACTATGCCTGAGTCGCTCCCATCCTGGAACGTTAATGACAGACCTTACAGGTGGTAAGCTGACGCAGCCACGTCACCCATTCTCCATCCCCCTTTCGGGCAGGATGGCCCGGCCCCCTGCGGTACTCAGGCGAAATCCCGGAAACTGTCGGCCGCCGCCCGGTCATAGCCCTGGCTGGCCCGCAGGAGCTGCCGCGTATAGTCCTGCGCGGCCTCACCCCGCCGCAGGTCGGCGACGGACATCTCCTCCACCACGCGGCCCCGGTTCATCACGGCCAGCCGGTCGCACATGTAAGCGACGACCGACAGGTTATGGCTGACCAGGATATAGG is a genomic window containing:
- a CDS encoding CYTH domain-containing protein yields the protein MSFEIERRFLVCQDIGGLCRDGDRIIQGYFSFDRQSRIRVRIRNDHAYLTIKGPRRGAVRSEFESDIPLPIAASMLSRLPRETLVEKVRYTVPYAGLIWEIDVFGGLNAGLVVAEVELSHPEQEVVLPHWVGREVTYDARYGNSSLSVEPISSWTQAA
- a CDS encoding MFS transporter → MPKLPSALAPFRYPMFRAIWLATLMSNFGVWIQSVGAAWLMTSIADSAAMVALVQSATALPVLMFSLFGGALADLWDRRLVFMTGQIIVLSGATLIAVLEGTGAVTPWLLLALVFVMDTGSALRQPAYQASVGDLVPRSELPAAVALNSIGFNIARSVGPAIGGLVVATLGVQASFILNAVSNIFIIGVLLAWRPKRPADELPRESLLPAMASGLRYVGGSPTVLTVMLRCFVFTAAAGAAWALLPLVAREDLGGGPFTYGVLLGSLGVGAIIGALNIGVLRRRTSGQMLVAIGSASFAVTMLVLGLFPSLYAVIPALVLGGAAWMMTLSSFNVMVQLSAANWVKARVLSIYQMSLFGGLALGSWGWGHAAEAIGTGQALTAAGLALALSLILGLRFRLPANIAPDMSPITALPRPTLAPGLDAGPGSVAVTVEYEVDPADARDFAAAMRSLRRLRRRDGAVRWTLYQDAANPTRWIEAFLLRSWLDDLRHQRRTTMADRDTLDRVRAFHRGSADPRVSHLLARGTPRMGWPPGADAEH
- the hisE gene encoding phosphoribosyl-ATP diphosphatase, encoding MHDSFRRLYNSVLEHRELDPKKSRTAKLHQAGRAKMAQKVGEEAVEIVIEAVQDNHDGVVAESADLIYNLTVLWADMGITPDDIWEEMRRRENALGIAEKLPKSSDKPPAADEPVLVRKAV